The Deltaproteobacteria bacterium genome contains the following window.
GATGCAACCGGCCGAAATCGGCGTAGCGGATCGGCAGTTCGCGATACGACGGCTTGCGTAGTCCGAACAGATAACAGTGGCCCGGGCAATTCATCGGCTTCAGCCCATATTCTTCTTCGTCGACCGCCATCAGGAACATATCGCTGCGAAAGGCCTCGTAGTGGCCGGAGGTCTTCCACAGTTCGGTCTTGAAGACTTGCGGCGTCACGACTTCGCTGTACCCGTATTTGCGATAGAGCGTGCGGACATACTCTTGGAGCGCGTTGTAGACGACCGTCCCTTTCGGATGAAAAAACGGCGAACCGGGCGCGATCGGATGCATGGAGAACAGATCCAGCCGCGACCCCAGTCGACGATGATCGCGTTCTTTGGCCTCTTCCAAGCGTTGTAGATACAATTGCAACTCGGCGTCGGTCAGGAACGCCGTGCCGTAAATCCGTTGCAACATCGGATTGTGCTCGTCGCCACGCCAATACGCGCCGGCGACCTTCAGCAGCTTAATCGCCTTAATGTCGCCAGTCCGTGCGACATGCGGGCCTTTACAGAGATCGACAAACGCGCCGTGCCGATAAAGGGTCACGGAATCGTCAGGAATGCCGTCGAGGATCTCGATTTTAAAGGTCTCCCCTTTTTCGGTGAAGAGTCGCCGCGCGTCGGCCTTGCTGACTTCTTCGCGCGTGAACGGCAGATTGCGCGCGATGATCTCGTGCATCCGCGCTTCGATGTGCACTAAATCGTCGGGTGTGAATCCGGGCGCGTAGTCGAAATCGTAGTAGAACCCCTGCTCGATGGCGGGGCCGATGGTGACCTTCGCCTGCGGAAAGAGTTGCTGCACTGCATCGGCCATGACATGCGCCGCTGAGTGCCGCATCCGCTCGAGGGGATCGTCTTCATGTCCTGCACGACAGACCATAATTCGTTCCCGATACACGACACACGATATACGGATTCTGCGATAACGATTGTCGTATATCGTGTATCGGGAAATTTCCACCTGAGGCGGATCCGTCCTTCGGCGGATGCTGCTGCAAATTTTTGTGGGCGCGACAGGATTCGAACCTGTGACCCCTACCATGTCAAGGTAGTACTCTAACCAACTGAGCTACGCGCCCTTGGCGGGGCGGACGGCTGCAAACACCCCGTAAAAAACTTGGACCCCTATAGATTTTCGGGGGGGAAAGTCAAGGGAATTGAAGGGATTGGGGTTTTTGGGGCAAGCTTCAAGTGTCACTTTGAGGCCGTCGCGCTTCCGCGTGGCTGCGGACTCGGCAAAGCTGCAAACGCGGAGGATCGGGTTCACAGCGGAACAGGCTTTTAAACAAGACACTCCAATACCGCTGCGGCGGGGCAGACTTGGATACGAACGCCCTCCTCAGTCCGCTCCCGCATGGTCGCTCCACGCTCCACTAACTGCAGGGCACGCCGCACTCCCAGTAAGCGGGCCAGCGGCACGAGACTGCGGGACACCGTGGTATCGGTCCGTTTGCATTCCAGCAGCAACTGCGGCCGATTGCGTTCGCAGAGCAGAAAATCGACTTCTCGCTTCTCCTTATCGCGAACATAATGCAGCGTTAATTCACCAAGCCCTAGGTCATTGAGATAATCGACATATTTGCGCAAATGCACGGCTACGAGATTCTCGAAACGGATCGCCGGATCGTTGATTTCAGTCCAATCCCAAAGGTACCACTTCGCTTCTTTCTTCAGCAGTCGTCCCCGTCGTTGGCTGAACGGGCGCAGCGAGAATCCGTAAAAAACCCGCTCCAACAGATTCATCCAGTGGCGGACAGTGGCGAAGTGAACTTCCAAGTCTTCACGCAGACTATTGAGCGATAACGGGCTCCCCACCCGCTCCGGCAGGAGAAACATGAGTTGCTCGACCAACGGCAGATGGCGCAACGTCTCCGTGACCGCCAGATCCTGATTAATGAGGCGATCGAGGCGAGTCCGTCGCCAGCGCACTAAAAATGATTGATCGGCGCGAAACAGTGGTTCCGGGAAGCCGCCGAACCGTGTGAGCGTAGTGCACGCGTCTGTTGCCGCCGGCGATGGCGACGCAAACACCCGTTGCATGAGTTCCGCAAGAGATGGCACCGGCCGTCCGGCCGCAGCCAGTTCGGCCACTGAAAATGGGGCCAAATGATACGTGAAGTGACGTCCCAGCAGCGAATCCTGGCCTCGCCGGTACACATTGAGCAGCGCGCTCCCGGTGACAATCCAGTGCGTGTGTGGTTCGGACGTATCGAACAAGCCCTTTACCGCATTTTTCCAACGGGGGTATTTGTGGATCTCATCAAAGACGGCAATCGCTTGTTCCGCACCGTCCAATCGTTGCTTGCCCGCAAACAGTTGGGTCGTGAGCCACTTGCGGTGCGAGGCCACATCCCAGTTCAGATAGTTAAGGCCGGATTTTATGGGGTTGAGAAACGATTGTGCCAATGTCGTCTTTCCCACCTGCCGCGGACCAGTCAGAAAGACCATCTGGCGGAACTCACGAAGATGTTTGGCAATATGCTGATAAAGATAGCGATGAGTCACATAAAGAAATTAGCATGCAACTATAAAATAGTCACGACTTTTTTACAGTTGTATGCACAACATTTTACGCGTCGGGACTGCCTAATCGAAACAGGCGGCGGAGCCAGTGGTGGGCCTCGGCGGGTGGGGCATCGGGGGTCGGCGGGACAGATGTCGCGTCCGCGCCCTCCCCTTTGAGGTGCAGGATGGGGTCACGCAGCAGTTTAGCAATGAGCGCTTTGGTGCAGGCCTCCATCGCGGTGGCCACTGCCCCGTTCGGAGAGCCGAACCGGCCAAGGCTGCGCGCGACTTCTTCTTGGCGGATCGATTCCCATTTCTGATGCAGCGACGCGATCGCGGCCTGCGAGGCATTCGGCCGTTGATTCGCCCAATACTGCGCGGCGGCACGGGCGACGATCGCTTCCGCATCGCGCACGACGTGTTGGCGTTCGTTGGCATTCGCTGCGGCCACCCGTTGGAGATCGTCGAGCGTGTACAAATAGACTTGCGGCAAATTTGCGACCGCTTCGTCCACGCCACGCGGAAACGCGATGTCGATCACGAATTGCGGCCGTCCGCCTCGTTGTTGCCGGACGCGCTCCAGCTGCGCGGCATCGAGCAAGGGGACATCGCCACTCGCACTACAAATGATGATATCGGCCGCGCCCAGCGCCGTCTCGAACGATCCGACCGGACACGCCTCCCCGCCCACCTCCGCCGCTAACACCGCGGCACGCTCGAAGGTCCGGTTGACGATCAGCAGACGCCCGACGCCCGCCTTGCGGAAATGGCGCGCCGTCAGTTCACCCATTTCACCGGCGCCGATGATCAATCCGGTGCAGTCTTGCAATTGACCGAAGACTTGCTGCGCCAATGCCACGCCGACCGACGCCACCGAAATGGGATGGCGCCCAATCCCGGTGCGCTCCCGCACCTGCTTCGCGACTTGGAACGCCTTCGCGAACAAACCATGCGTGACCGAGCCGACCGTGCCCGCGGCCAGCGCCTCCGCAAACGCACTCTTCACTTGCCCGAGGATCTGCGCCTCGCCGACGATCATGGAGTCGAGACTGGCCGCGACACTAAACAAGTGTCGCACGGCCGCTTCATCTTGATGGCGATAGCCGCGCGCGGTCAATACCGCGTGACTGCGCGCACACTGCGTCCGCACAAAATTGTCCAAACACGACGGTTCCGCATCATCAGGGAGGACCGTGTAGAGTTCGGTGCGATTGCAGGTCGCAAGCAACACATGCTCCCGCAACCCTGCCGCAACCGCGCCCTGCAACCACGACTGACGTTGCGCGACCGTCAGCGCCAACGCCTCGCGTTGCGCCGTGTCGGCTACCGTATGGTTCACACCCCAACAGAGGATCATAGAAAATTACACCCCGTGTATTTCCACAAACGACAACAACAACACGGCCAACCCGAGCAACGCAAAAAAGACCCAACGGCGACCCGGTTGCCAACGACGCACGCGGCTCTGCAACAGAAATCCGTACAAGACCCATCCCAACAGCGAGAGGAGTCCATGACTGCGGGACCCCAGCCACGACGGCGCACTCCCACCTAAGATGACGCCGGTCCCGACGGTAAGCGTGAGCGCGATGAAACCGAGCAGCATCAGCCGCGTGATCGCGCGTTCGACGCTCGGGAGGGACGGAAAGCGCAACAGCTGCGGCGTCGGCCGGCGCATCTTGAGCGCGCGGTCTTGCCAGACGTAACAGCTGCCGACTAGACCGCTCACCAGAAAGATCCCGACCGCGACAATCGCACCGGCGACATGCACGGGGATCAGCGGCCACGCGGCAGAGATCCAACTGGCACTGTCGCTGCGGCCGCCGAGCAAGGTCGGGAGGGCCAGAGCCGCGACCACGGCATACAGCAGCGGCGCGAGACCCTGCCAGCGAGCGCGGCGCGTCAGCCAGACCGTCAGGCCCGCCAACACCCAGACCAGGAGTAAGAGTCCACCGCGATGGCGCCCGATCGAGGCCGCCCCTTCGCGCCAGATCGCGACCGGCAGATAAACGGTGTGCAACAAAAACCCCAGCAGGAAACAACGGCCGGCGTAGCGGACACCGGCGTGATCCGGGTGACGGCGGAGACTCAATGCGAGCAACGCTGCTGCGCCGTAGAGACAAAGC
Protein-coding sequences here:
- the ccsA gene encoding cytochrome c biogenesis protein CcsA, producing the protein MPLICIIPTLCLYGAAALLALSLRRHPDHAGVRYAGRCFLLGFLLHTVYLPVAIWREGAASIGRHRGGLLLLVWVLAGLTVWLTRRARWQGLAPLLYAVVAALALPTLLGGRSDSASWISAAWPLIPVHVAGAIVAVGIFLVSGLVGSCYVWQDRALKMRRPTPQLLRFPSLPSVERAITRLMLLGFIALTLTVGTGVILGGSAPSWLGSRSHGLLSLLGWVLYGFLLQSRVRRWQPGRRWVFFALLGLAVLLLSFVEIHGV
- a CDS encoding glutamyl-tRNA reductase, whose product is MILCWGVNHTVADTAQREALALTVAQRQSWLQGAVAAGLREHVLLATCNRTELYTVLPDDAEPSCLDNFVRTQCARSHAVLTARGYRHQDEAAVRHLFSVAASLDSMIVGEAQILGQVKSAFAEALAAGTVGSVTHGLFAKAFQVAKQVRERTGIGRHPISVASVGVALAQQVFGQLQDCTGLIIGAGEMGELTARHFRKAGVGRLLIVNRTFERAAVLAAEVGGEACPVGSFETALGAADIIICSASGDVPLLDAAQLERVRQQRGGRPQFVIDIAFPRGVDEAVANLPQVYLYTLDDLQRVAAANANERQHVVRDAEAIVARAAAQYWANQRPNASQAAIASLHQKWESIRQEEVARSLGRFGSPNGAVATAMEACTKALIAKLLRDPILHLKGEGADATSVPPTPDAPPAEAHHWLRRLFRLGSPDA
- a CDS encoding ATP-binding protein, with product MTHRYLYQHIAKHLREFRQMVFLTGPRQVGKTTLAQSFLNPIKSGLNYLNWDVASHRKWLTTQLFAGKQRLDGAEQAIAVFDEIHKYPRWKNAVKGLFDTSEPHTHWIVTGSALLNVYRRGQDSLLGRHFTYHLAPFSVAELAAAGRPVPSLAELMQRVFASPSPAATDACTTLTRFGGFPEPLFRADQSFLVRWRRTRLDRLINQDLAVTETLRHLPLVEQLMFLLPERVGSPLSLNSLREDLEVHFATVRHWMNLLERVFYGFSLRPFSQRRGRLLKKEAKWYLWDWTEINDPAIRFENLVAVHLRKYVDYLNDLGLGELTLHYVRDKEKREVDFLLCERNRPQLLLECKRTDTTVSRSLVPLARLLGVRRALQLVERGATMRERTEEGVRIQVCPAAAVLECLV
- the thrS gene encoding threonine--tRNA ligase, producing the protein MVCRAGHEDDPLERMRHSAAHVMADAVQQLFPQAKVTIGPAIEQGFYYDFDYAPGFTPDDLVHIEARMHEIIARNLPFTREEVSKADARRLFTEKGETFKIEILDGIPDDSVTLYRHGAFVDLCKGPHVARTGDIKAIKLLKVAGAYWRGDEHNPMLQRIYGTAFLTDAELQLYLQRLEEAKERDHRRLGSRLDLFSMHPIAPGSPFFHPKGTVVYNALQEYVRTLYRKYGYSEVVTPQVFKTELWKTSGHYEAFRSDMFLMAVDEEEYGLKPMNCPGHCYLFGLRKPSYRELPIRYADFGRLHRFEPSGTLMGLTRVRSMAQDDAHIFCTPEQLDQELTSFIAMTREVYATFGFERIEVTLQTRPEKFLGTIERWTVAEAALRRSLEQAGFQVTELPGEGAFYGPKIGFDFRDVLDRAWTLATVQIDCAMPERFGLAYITPEGCEAVPMMLHRAILGTLERFIAILLEHTGGKLPLWLAPVQAVVLPIVDASIPYAHEVRDALAAAGLRVTCDERSEKLGAKIRDAQLEQIPYMLVVGKREAADRKVAVRARSGGDLGAMTIEDCVQRLQTEVDSKHV